The Rhodocytophaga rosea genome has a segment encoding these proteins:
- a CDS encoding efflux RND transporter periplasmic adaptor subunit, whose translation MAKRKKSNKLLIILGSVVVVLIAASLIAKQAGWIGKEKPVEVEMAKAKRTEIIEKVSASGKIQPEVEVKISPDVSGEIIELKVAEGDSVTNGQLLLKIRPDNYLSAVDRAQANMNNNRANLSQTRARLSQAKVQLERSKIEYERNKKLYDQKVISDADYVTAETNFKVAQEEVTSAEQNLEAAKYLVQSAEAGLRDAQENLRKTSIFSPVNGTVSKLSVEKGERVVGTSQMAGTEMLRLANLNNMEVLVDVNENDIVRVQLGDTAIIEVDSYANMDKQFKGIVTEISNTAKTAVTQDAVTEFEVKVRILNESYADLVNKKSKLSPFRPGMTASVDIITERKENILSVPLAAVTTRNPNAPVGGPEGPGQGNEQATNSNTPAKQVSNKADETKEVVFVHNNGKVEMREVKTGISDFENIEIISGLKEGDEVISGPFLVVSKRLNSGDAVAKKEQGKNDNKDKGKPSA comes from the coding sequence ATGGCTAAACGCAAAAAATCAAATAAACTGCTTATTATTCTGGGTTCAGTAGTGGTTGTGCTGATTGCTGCCTCGCTTATTGCCAAGCAAGCCGGCTGGATCGGAAAAGAAAAACCGGTTGAGGTAGAAATGGCGAAGGCCAAACGGACAGAAATTATTGAGAAAGTGAGTGCTTCCGGAAAAATTCAGCCAGAAGTGGAAGTAAAAATCAGCCCGGATGTGTCGGGAGAGATTATTGAATTAAAAGTAGCTGAAGGGGATTCTGTTACCAACGGCCAACTGCTGCTGAAGATACGTCCGGATAATTATCTCTCTGCCGTAGACCGTGCTCAGGCTAATATGAATAATAACCGGGCTAACCTGTCACAAACCAGGGCGAGATTATCGCAGGCTAAAGTACAATTGGAACGTTCTAAAATTGAATATGAGCGTAATAAAAAATTATATGACCAGAAGGTAATTTCCGATGCTGACTATGTTACCGCTGAAACCAATTTCAAAGTAGCCCAGGAAGAAGTAACTTCTGCCGAGCAAAATCTGGAAGCAGCTAAATATCTGGTACAGAGTGCAGAAGCTGGTTTACGGGATGCTCAGGAAAACTTAAGGAAAACATCCATATTTTCTCCGGTGAATGGCACTGTTTCTAAACTGAGTGTAGAAAAAGGCGAACGGGTAGTAGGAACTTCACAAATGGCTGGTACAGAAATGTTGCGCCTGGCTAACCTGAATAATATGGAAGTGCTGGTGGATGTGAATGAAAACGATATTGTACGGGTGCAATTAGGTGATACCGCCATTATTGAAGTGGATTCCTATGCTAATATGGACAAGCAGTTTAAAGGGATTGTAACTGAAATTTCTAATACGGCCAAAACAGCCGTTACTCAGGATGCTGTAACAGAATTTGAGGTAAAAGTGCGGATACTTAATGAATCCTATGCCGACCTGGTAAATAAGAAAAGTAAACTTTCTCCTTTCCGTCCGGGTATGACGGCTTCAGTGGATATTATCACTGAACGCAAGGAGAATATATTATCTGTACCATTGGCAGCTGTTACTACCCGTAACCCCAATGCCCCTGTAGGTGGCCCGGAAGGTCCTGGCCAGGGTAATGAACAAGCTACTAATTCCAATACTCCTGCAAAGCAGGTTTCCAATAAAGCCGACGAAACCAAAGAAGTTGTATTTGTTCACAACAATGGTAAGGTAGAAATGCGGGAGGTAAAAACTGGTATCAGCGATTTTGAGAATATTGAAATCATTAGTGGCCTGAAAGAAGGCGATGAGGTAATTTCAGGTCCTTTCCTGGTAGTATCTAAACGGCTGAATAGTGGCGATGCGGTAGCAAAGAAAGAACAGGGTAAAAACGATAATAAAGACAAAGGCAAACCCAGTGCCTAA
- a CDS encoding CBU_0592 family membrane protein, translating to MLYRRYILESIGWTGALFSLLAYSLNSLNVILSQSKEYLAMNVLGCFMLIIYTYYKKAYANSVLNTIWLVMTIVALIKVYSLL from the coding sequence ATGCTTTACAGAAGATATATACTGGAATCAATAGGCTGGACTGGCGCTTTGTTTTCTCTCTTAGCCTATAGTTTAAATAGCTTAAATGTTATTTTAAGTCAATCCAAGGAGTATTTAGCTATGAATGTACTTGGTTGTTTCATGCTGATTATTTATACCTATTATAAGAAGGCATATGCTAATTCAGTTTTGAACACCATATGGCTGGTTATGACAATTGTAGCGCTGATTAAAGTGTATTCCTTATTATAG
- a CDS encoding LysR family transcriptional regulator, whose translation MDLQQIKFFLELSKELHFGNTSEKVFITQSALSRQIKALEEELGVTLFERTKRSVKLTAAGQFLRERWQRLVEDINSIHKQAQQIHEGTYGAISIGYPGSIVYGFLPELLIHIHQNIPHLKVELIEPTDITFEHLLLNYQMDLGFRREPGVNPTLRSTCLYSESFALIVPASHQLNQENFTSLAELKDEKFILSGLHHNTFYVQSLNAIFQEYQFSPNVYIESDFGATILSLVARGLGVSILPGSYAFSAQPGIRFIQLPQKASLYAIWRKDDNNPMLKNVMHLVHLVSEKFKLLEDQVVNNS comes from the coding sequence GTGGACTTACAACAAATCAAATTCTTCCTGGAATTATCCAAGGAATTGCATTTTGGCAATACTTCTGAAAAAGTTTTTATTACACAATCAGCCCTTAGCCGTCAAATAAAGGCGCTGGAAGAAGAATTGGGGGTTACACTTTTTGAGCGTACCAAAAGGAGTGTAAAACTCACTGCCGCCGGGCAATTTCTCAGAGAGAGGTGGCAACGATTAGTGGAGGATATCAATAGTATACATAAGCAGGCTCAGCAAATACATGAAGGCACCTATGGAGCTATTAGTATTGGCTATCCGGGCTCTATTGTATATGGGTTTTTACCAGAACTTTTGATCCATATTCATCAAAACATTCCGCACCTGAAAGTAGAATTAATCGAACCTACCGATATCACCTTCGAACATTTGTTATTGAATTACCAGATGGACCTCGGATTCCGGAGAGAGCCTGGCGTAAATCCCACTTTACGCTCTACCTGCCTGTATTCTGAGAGTTTTGCCTTGATTGTGCCTGCCTCTCATCAATTGAACCAGGAAAACTTTACCAGCTTAGCTGAATTGAAAGATGAAAAGTTTATACTATCTGGTCTGCATCATAATACTTTTTATGTGCAAAGCCTGAATGCCATTTTTCAGGAGTATCAATTTTCTCCTAATGTATATATTGAATCTGATTTTGGAGCTACTATTTTGAGCCTGGTTGCTAGAGGGCTGGGCGTATCCATTCTGCCTGGTTCGTATGCGTTTAGTGCACAACCTGGCATCAGGTTTATTCAACTTCCGCAAAAAGCCAGTTTATATGCGATCTGGCGCAAAGATGACAATAATCCAATGCTAAAAAATGTGATGCATCTGGTGCATCTGGTGAGCGAGAAGTTTAAGTTGCTGGAAGACCAAGTAGTAAATAATTCCTGA
- a CDS encoding sulfurtransferase, with amino-acid sequence MATKIPPIIKPAELATLMQQKKVVIIDARVGPQVKETYAASHLAGARFVDIETELARPKKEPAQGGRHPLPYLEQFAQLLQRLGISPDSHVVVYDDKNGANAAARFWWMLRAIGHQAVQVLDGGYQAAITAGIPTYSGEEVPATTSIYPVKEWLLPTVDIHQVEKAVQDSDFLVIDVRDAERYRGEKEPIDLIAGHIPGAVNIPFSKNLDSNGFFLKPDELKHTYKQALENRNAKQVIVHCGSGITACHTLLAMDHAGMEIPGLYVGSWGEWSRTDRPIATGAKP; translated from the coding sequence ATGGCTACTAAAATACCACCGATTATAAAACCTGCAGAACTGGCTACGCTCATGCAGCAAAAAAAAGTAGTTATCATCGATGCCCGGGTAGGTCCACAGGTAAAGGAAACGTATGCAGCTTCGCATCTGGCAGGTGCCCGGTTTGTTGATATAGAAACAGAACTTGCCCGGCCTAAAAAAGAGCCTGCCCAAGGTGGCCGCCATCCGCTTCCTTATCTTGAGCAATTTGCTCAACTGTTACAAAGGCTTGGTATAAGCCCGGATAGTCATGTGGTCGTATATGATGATAAGAATGGAGCTAATGCCGCCGCCAGGTTCTGGTGGATGCTCAGGGCAATAGGGCATCAGGCGGTACAGGTACTGGATGGTGGATATCAGGCTGCCATTACAGCTGGTATTCCTACCTATTCCGGAGAAGAAGTACCAGCCACTACAAGTATTTATCCTGTGAAAGAATGGCTTTTGCCCACTGTTGATATACATCAGGTTGAAAAGGCAGTACAGGATTCAGATTTTCTTGTGATTGATGTACGGGACGCAGAACGTTACCGGGGTGAAAAAGAACCGATTGACCTGATTGCCGGCCACATTCCCGGGGCTGTAAATATTCCTTTCAGTAAAAATTTAGATAGTAATGGATTTTTTCTAAAGCCAGATGAACTCAAGCATACCTATAAGCAAGCACTGGAAAACCGGAACGCTAAACAGGTTATTGTGCATTGCGGTTCAGGAATAACAGCCTGTCATACATTGCTGGCTATGGATCACGCAGGCATGGAAATACCCGGTTTATACGTAGGCTCATGGGGTGAATGGTCCAGGACTGACAGGCCGATTGCTACGGGAGCCAAACCCTGA
- the infB gene encoding translation initiation factor IF-2: MADDKMMRLGQVARQLNVGISTIVDHLAAKGFVVENNHNSKITYGQFEMLAKEFKSSALEKKEATGLNFGKKHTDTLGVNGNTHVEKEDIFTKSTVSDRDSSVKPTQNETKPTKEEPETIKAKLPGIKVVGNIDLNKKPVVPQATPVPAAPQQKVTLPVQEEPKKVEEKPVQPVVEKTEPVPVVENKVIENKPAETPAPVKEEKVPEVAAPVAEKPVENQLPPKEEPVKEVAPTVQQPSVSVKPVESEVVVPEKVTAKEPLQVEKTKADMPPYKEELETELVTRAKADQLKGLTVVGKIELPVERDRNKKKNGSPTPPPASSGAASADDKKKNKRKRKRVRIGDSPQENTPAADRNKPPFQQRTGNTPPFQQRPGNPPAGSNPSAQRPPLGNKPPFGGNRSDSGNRPNTGGNRPDQGNFNRNKPAQQNKPVGKPFEKEEVSDKQIQDQIKATLAKLSGNKNPAGQANRAKYRGQKRSAIAAAKEERLLQEQESAKVLKVTEFISANDMASLMGVSVNEVISVCMNLGMFVSINQRLDAEAITVIADEFGYDVEFASAEDEADVVLEEVDKDEDLQPRAPIVTIMGHVDHGKTSLLDYIRRSKVTAGEAGGITQHIGAYDVTTDTGKRIAFLDTPGHEAFTAMRARGAKVTDVVIIVVAADDNVMPQTKEAINHALVAGVPIVIAINKVDKPNANPDKIREELAKENILVEEWGGKYQCEEISAKTGKGIPELLEKVLLEAELLDLKANPNKNAVGTVIEASLDKGRGYVTTVLVQSGTLHIGDILLAGAHYGRVKAMADHRGQRLKKADPSTPVQVLGLSGAPQAGDKFNVMESEREAREISNKREQILREQTIRTKKHITLDEIGRRLAIGSFKELNVIVKGDVDGSVEALSDSLLNLSTNEVQVRIIHKGVGQISESDILLASASDAIIVGFQVRPSTNARRLAEQEEIEIRLYSIIYDAINEVKDAMEGMLAPKVEEVIVGNADVRDVFKITKVGTVAGCYITEGTIKRSNKVRVVRDGIVVYTGDIDALKRFKDDVSEVKYGYECGISIKNFNDINPGDTIEAFEQRETKRTL, translated from the coding sequence ATGGCAGATGACAAAATGATGAGGCTTGGCCAGGTAGCAAGGCAATTGAACGTAGGTATTTCTACGATCGTAGACCACCTTGCTGCTAAAGGTTTTGTGGTGGAGAATAATCATAATTCAAAGATTACGTATGGACAATTCGAAATGCTGGCTAAGGAATTTAAATCCTCAGCATTAGAGAAAAAAGAAGCAACCGGACTTAATTTCGGTAAAAAACACACCGACACACTTGGTGTGAATGGGAACACCCATGTTGAAAAAGAAGACATTTTTACAAAAAGTACTGTATCTGACAGAGATTCCTCTGTTAAACCAACCCAGAATGAGACTAAACCGACTAAAGAGGAACCTGAAACAATAAAGGCTAAACTACCAGGCATAAAGGTAGTAGGCAATATTGACCTGAACAAAAAACCGGTTGTGCCTCAGGCTACTCCAGTACCTGCTGCTCCACAACAAAAGGTAACATTGCCTGTGCAGGAGGAACCTAAAAAAGTAGAGGAAAAACCTGTACAGCCAGTTGTTGAGAAAACAGAACCTGTACCAGTCGTTGAAAATAAAGTTATTGAAAACAAACCGGCAGAAACACCTGCTCCTGTCAAGGAAGAGAAAGTTCCTGAAGTTGCAGCCCCGGTTGCTGAAAAACCAGTCGAAAACCAGCTCCCTCCAAAAGAAGAACCTGTCAAAGAAGTTGCGCCCACAGTTCAACAACCCTCTGTTTCTGTTAAACCAGTGGAATCAGAAGTTGTAGTACCTGAAAAAGTAACGGCTAAAGAACCATTACAAGTAGAAAAAACAAAAGCAGATATGCCCCCTTATAAGGAGGAGTTAGAAACCGAACTGGTTACACGAGCCAAAGCTGACCAACTCAAAGGTCTGACAGTAGTAGGTAAGATAGAATTACCTGTAGAAAGAGATAGAAATAAAAAGAAGAATGGCAGTCCTACACCTCCGCCCGCTTCTTCTGGTGCTGCTTCAGCAGATGATAAAAAGAAAAATAAGAGGAAACGCAAACGGGTACGTATTGGAGATTCTCCTCAGGAAAATACTCCGGCAGCCGACAGAAATAAACCACCTTTTCAGCAAAGGACTGGTAATACACCTCCTTTTCAGCAAAGACCTGGTAATCCACCTGCTGGTTCAAATCCATCTGCACAGCGTCCGCCATTAGGCAATAAACCACCTTTTGGTGGGAATAGATCTGATTCCGGCAACCGGCCAAATACAGGTGGAAACCGTCCGGATCAGGGTAATTTCAACAGGAATAAGCCTGCTCAGCAAAACAAGCCGGTAGGTAAGCCTTTTGAAAAAGAAGAAGTTTCTGACAAGCAGATACAAGATCAGATTAAAGCTACGCTGGCTAAACTGAGTGGCAATAAGAATCCGGCTGGTCAGGCAAACCGGGCTAAGTATAGAGGGCAGAAACGTTCTGCTATCGCTGCTGCCAAAGAGGAACGTTTGTTACAGGAGCAGGAAAGTGCGAAAGTATTGAAAGTAACAGAGTTTATTTCTGCCAACGATATGGCTTCTTTAATGGGCGTATCTGTGAACGAAGTAATCTCAGTGTGTATGAATCTGGGTATGTTCGTTTCCATTAACCAGCGCCTGGATGCAGAAGCTATTACAGTAATTGCGGATGAATTCGGATACGATGTAGAATTTGCTTCAGCAGAAGATGAAGCGGATGTGGTGCTGGAAGAAGTAGACAAAGATGAAGATTTACAGCCCAGAGCACCTATTGTTACTATTATGGGTCACGTTGACCATGGTAAAACATCTTTACTGGACTATATCAGGCGCTCTAAAGTTACGGCTGGCGAAGCTGGAGGAATTACCCAGCACATTGGTGCCTATGACGTTACCACAGATACAGGTAAACGCATTGCCTTCTTAGATACACCTGGTCACGAAGCATTTACAGCCATGCGTGCCAGAGGTGCTAAAGTTACAGACGTAGTAATTATTGTAGTTGCTGCCGACGACAATGTGATGCCTCAGACAAAAGAAGCTATTAACCACGCTTTGGTAGCCGGTGTGCCTATTGTGATTGCTATTAATAAAGTGGATAAACCGAATGCGAACCCGGATAAAATCAGGGAAGAACTCGCCAAGGAAAATATTCTGGTGGAAGAGTGGGGTGGTAAATACCAGTGTGAAGAGATTTCTGCCAAAACCGGAAAAGGTATTCCTGAACTGCTTGAAAAAGTATTACTGGAAGCTGAGTTATTAGACCTGAAAGCCAATCCGAACAAGAATGCGGTAGGTACTGTAATAGAAGCCTCTCTCGACAAAGGTCGTGGGTATGTAACTACTGTTCTGGTACAATCCGGAACTTTACATATAGGAGATATATTGCTGGCAGGGGCTCATTATGGACGGGTAAAAGCGATGGCAGATCACAGAGGGCAGCGGCTGAAAAAAGCAGACCCTTCTACACCAGTACAGGTATTAGGTTTGTCGGGTGCACCGCAGGCAGGTGATAAGTTCAATGTAATGGAATCTGAAAGGGAAGCCAGAGAGATTTCAAACAAACGGGAACAGATCCTTCGTGAACAGACCATCCGGACTAAAAAGCACATTACCCTGGATGAAATTGGCAGACGTCTGGCCATAGGAAGCTTCAAAGAACTGAACGTGATCGTAAAAGGTGACGTGGATGGTTCAGTAGAGGCACTTTCCGATTCCCTGCTCAATTTATCTACCAATGAGGTACAAGTCCGCATTATTCACAAAGGTGTAGGCCAGATCTCTGAATCTGATATCTTGCTTGCATCCGCTTCTGATGCTATTATTGTAGGCTTCCAGGTTCGTCCTTCTACCAATGCACGAAGACTTGCTGAACAGGAAGAGATTGAAATACGCTTGTATTCAATTATCTACGATGCCATTAATGAGGTAAAAGATGCCATGGAAGGTATGCTGGCACCGAAAGTAGAAGAAGTGATTGTAGGGAATGCCGATGTAAGAGATGTGTTCAAGATTACCAAAGTAGGTACAGTTGCCGGTTGTTATATTACTGAAGGTACCATCAAGCGTAGTAATAAGGTACGGGTGGTACGGGATGGTATTGTGGTTTATACTGGTGATATTGATGCCCTGAAACGCTTTAAAGACGATGTATCCGAAGTAAAATATGGCTACGAATGCGGTATCAGTATTAAAAACTTTAATGACATCAACCCAGGCGATACTATTGAAGCCTTTGAACAAAGAGAGACTAAACGTACTTTATAA